The window GTTGCCATGTGTaatctatatattttttaagataTTTTGTCTTTAATTATGTTATTTAGTAATGAATGAAAGTTAAATTGAAAAGCATACTTGCCTATTAACCAATTACCCTGCCTGAGATTAATGCACATTGGATGGCCCAAGTCATTATTTGGACGAATATCGGCCAACAAGGAAACGAtacctaaaaataaaatattgtttgACAAATGTATGTATATAGAAAATTATGTAAATAAGTAGGCAAATTACCTTGTAAGCCTGCGTAGACAAGAGGACCATATCCAGGAATATCGTAAACTCCAAATCTATTTGAAGTTTCGTCACGCTCCTCTTGATCACATCTGTATAAAGCTTTATTCAAGTCTATCAAGTCCATGCGAGAGGCAATAACGCGTAGATCAGAAGTCTTTTGTGATGTGATTAATGAAATAGTGTTATGAAGTTTGGCAAGAGCTGGTTTTATGTTGACATGAAGTGATACACTGTAATTGTATTAAATATCTGTcagatatacatatttatatagaaactttcataaaaaattgtaaagaaATATTACCGAATAGCAATAATGGAACCTGGTTGGAAGTTCACAAGATTTAATTGAGTGATCTTAGGATCTCCAGAATCAACTTTTTCTACTATTTCTGAATCACAAATCTGAATGTGTTCCTTGATATTTACGACGTATTCAGATAATCCATTTATGTACGCTttgtcttgttcatatttttcaGGGTAATGGAAAGGTGAAGTGCCATTACTGAAACCAGTATATTAATGAATTTAtcttaaaatacagaacaattaTTATCAAGAGATACTGGATATCTTACCTTACTCCTACATGAGACAAACATGCTTCTAAGATGATTTCCTCCACTACACCTTCTACTCGTAAAGGTTTCACATGTCTTCTTAAGTCATTAGCATTTGGATCTGGATGTTTAAAAGCTGTAAAAGCAACTAAGACGACACTATCATGAGTTGTTGGAGAGTGTCTTGTTACAGCTACTATATCGGTGTCCATTTGATCGACAAAAacctaaaattttttaaattaacgtAAATTACTTCTATAAAATTAACAATCTTTGTTATAACATACTTGAGAAAATTTCTGTTGCCCAAGAGTATAATGCAAGTCATTTAATGCTTTCTTTGCTGCAATGATACCAGTTTTACAGCCTACAAGCTTAATGCCATCTATCAAACATTCATCGTCTGTCCAAGAAGCGTATTGCCTTGATTCGTCTACCACGTGTATCTGAAAAGATTTGCAAAATTAGCTTACTATGTATCgactaataaatatttaaaaaattgtatagaCTGAAATTTACATGATGAGGGACGAGTTCATCATAACCACGATTACTGCCACTGGCACAAGCTGCCATTGACACAAGTGCAGCACTTGGAAGTAAATCAAAGACACTGCGTTTTTCCACTGGACTAGGATTATCATGAGTTAAGTCTAAGAAGAGCGCATGAGCTATACTCGGTACAAGAGGTCGTTTACGTGATTGTAAGAACGCTCCAACTGGTTCACCTCCATATCGATACACTAATCGGCCTTCTTCGTGGCTGTCCCACGCAGACATAGCTTCTGTTGTGAAAATGCAAAATCAAatgtttaataataaattacatTTATTTCCAGATTTATTACAATTTAACATAATGATTCTACGTACCTCGAATTAAAGAAGTGATGCCAAGTCGATTAACAAATATATTATCCTTTTGATCAGAATTGGTAAATAGTTCTGCAACAACATATAATTCTGGACGGACCCGACGAGCAACGTCAAGCATGTACTAAAAGATTTTAGGATACATTATAATAAGCACAAAGTCAAACGTGTATTTTGCAGTTTTCGTAAATTAAGCATACCTCTGCAACTGGTATAGGCGTTGAATGGCAGTTGTCTAAACGAATGCCATCAAATATTTTGGCTGTCTGTTCGACATAAGTAGTCATATGCTGCCAGAGGAAGGGACAGTCTTCTGGCTTGTTACCATATCTGAAATAAGTTCCATGTATTGTTAATATTTGTTTTTACAATGCAGTAGTCACTTTCCATGACTAATTACATCACCTTAATTTTACACTGTCACCCCAAGCAATGAGTTCTCTTCTTATATAAACATTAGAATCAGGGTCTGCAAAATTTTTCAAAGGATCACCATTCATGACCCAACCATTATGAGCCATCAGATAACATCCTGCATCTGAATACATAGTTGCTTCTCTCTCTGTCAATGTCTGAGGTGCTCCATAGTCAGTGAAATATCTACACATCATCAAAATTATGattacaatatttaaataatagattAGTAAAAAATTTCTGTGAAAATACAATACCTAGGAACAAGTGGATTCCTTTCGCTAATTTCTTTAAGTTGTGGTCCATCGGGTTGTACTCTGAAATATCTTATGCCAGCAATCGTATTCTCGATCGCTGCATTCAGATGATTTTGTACTTCGTTAATAATTACGTCATTGAGTTCTTGCAATTTCTTTCTTAAATCTTCTGCGCAACGCTTCAATCGAGTGTCTTCGTCGAAACAATCAGCTCTGTAATGAGAATATAATGAACAATACACTGAGAGCTAAATATTAAAGAAACAAatctaataaaaaattcaatttaatttacctatatacattatacttttgTAATGCAAGTTGCATATTTATAGTGGCTTTTAATCTACGAAATTGTGGGTCTTGAATTACTTTGATTTCTTCTACTATCTCTTCAGTAATATCTTGAGGCATCTGATTTCGTGCTAAATTTAAGAAGTCAGCAATAGTTTCATTAACGTCTAATATGTATAATTCGTGTATTTTTACGAGCGGCAAGAAATATGTATGGAGTGCATGACGAATTGactgaaaatataaaaagaaataggCAATAAACATAACAAAATTCATCGTTattatgtataaataataatagaatTTGTTTTACATTTAAATGTTCTTCAGTTTCAACTACAGAAGGAATACCCTTGAACTCCCAATCTCCAGCTGCCACTTGTACTGTTAATTCAAAAAGCGCTGCATCCAAAATATATGCAGGACGTAAATGAGGACTATTAACACAATTATATGTACATTCTGGATGAGATACTAAGAAGGAACTTTCATTTGCTGTATGATTTAAAACAATATCGCATATACTCAGCAtctgtaaatataaaatatatatgtttttaaattgtaaaaaCTATTATGATGAAATAAGTTCTATTTATATGAAATTGTATTACTTACATTCCATTCATTACGCATTTTATTAATAAGCCCTTCAACATCATCGTATGTAACCGGTTTGTCATTGTCATTAAAAGAAGGATTTAACTTTAATTGATCACTAAGACTGTAAGATGATTTAGAAAATCCTAGTTcctaaaatatatatgtaataaaaataaggtATATATTGTGCACCactataaattaatttaattttgtaggttgaatatattACCTGAATTGGTGTAAAATGAATTACATTATATCCAGAGTTTCGAGCTACTAGTAGTTTGTTTTCCCAAGTAGAGAAAGGTCCCAAACATTTTGCTAGAACAGTTTGACATTGAATGCAATCCAATGGTAGAGTTTCTCCATGTTCTCCAACTTTAAGTTCTGGATCTACTAATAGGTATCCAGAAGCGATGGGTTTTACACCTTCAGaactaaataattaaacatGGTTAATATTTGCTTATTCATAATATTTCCTTACATTGATACTTACTTGGAGTCTGTTAAATAATAATGGAATGAACCAGCTAAAGACAGACATATGCTAGCTGTCTCATTTACCCATTCTAATGGATAATATGTATGTCTCTCAAATTTCTGATTTTCACCCAAAGGATGATTTATGAAAAGATCAAGTGTCTTCCCAAGAAGAGAAGCACCTAATCGAAATTCTACTACCCATCCTATTAAAAGGTAtattaatcattaatattgtatgATTAAATTCTGACTTATATAATTAGAAATAAAACAGATCTTTCACATACCTTTTTTTAATCTGTACAGTATGCCATCAAGATGTTCTCCATTATTTAAAGTTAGAACTCTGATTTGTTCAGAGTCATGACTCTGTGTTGATGACGTATTCTCTGTCATATTATCAACTAATGCCTGAAAACACAAAGGAATAGTTTGTAATGTATTATCACAGAATTTCAGAATTCTGGGATTACTTTGAACACGTATATCTTTACATCTGTATATTGTCAATGTCTATACTTTTTGACATTTAGTTTGCAACACAATATAAATTATACcactaaaatttttaataacacAACACAACATATACAGTTCTATATAGATTACCAACATAGAAAAATATGCTATTTAAAATATAGTTGTAAactattaattaataattttaattgtacAGTACAGGTATTCACAATATTCTTACAAGGTGAGTTCTTCTTTAGGAAATGAGTACTTACACTTGGAACTTGGTAAATGGATAAATGTCTAGCCCTGAAGACCCTTAATATAAGTTATGAGCACAAAGCAATCATCAAGCGTACAAAAAGCGTAATACTATATTGCAGTGTTACGCTGCACGAACATGCATAAAGCTTAACACTATTCTCAGTCTACATGCTTGGATTACCTCTTTGTAATAGTATAGACAGAAGCAGACTTCCTACCACATAATATTAATTGTACATTTATCACTATCAGTTTCTATCCACCTACTGCACAATACAATTCTAGCAGATTTAATAGACAAATTACTACTTCCAACACCACCACTATCCCAGGCTTAATTAGTTTGGAAATGTACAGTTTTAGTTGAATAGAACCAGAAGTCTGTTCTACTGAGTTCTTGATAGATCTGGTGTAAATACATATTTTGCAATATCTTTGGACATAGGAGATCTTTAATTAGATCTTTAATATTGTGCTAAGCGGGTGTTGTAATAGTAAAACATGTTATCAATAGTAATTAAATGAATTATGGTATTCTTATCAATTAAAAGATACAAATGCAAAGGGTTATTCATGATGTATCGTTGTGTCTGTTTGAACTTACATAATACCAAAGATATTTTAAGTAGTGGCATTTGTACAATTGTTGAAGAATGCATCTAAGCTTCCTGATTAGTGCCCTTGCTGCATTCCGAAAAAAATTACTTATCACAAGCAGGGAACCCAttctcaaaataaataaatcatatgGCAGAAATCACTTGTTACTAAGTGCAACGAATTCTTTAAATTAGGTTTATATTATCACAGCTCTtatcaatttctttttttttttttttcgttttatttaagCAAAGGCCACTTTGTCTGTTACCTACAACAAATACAGAAGAAAGCAACTGAaagattaaaaagaaaatattattaatagCTTTTAACATAGAACAAAGTGATTATATTTTGTTGATAATTATCAAAATGTAACAATAATAA is drawn from Calliopsis andreniformis isolate RMS-2024a chromosome 1, iyCalAndr_principal, whole genome shotgun sequence and contains these coding sequences:
- the LOC143180328 gene encoding glycogen debranching enzyme — translated: MGSLLVISNFFRNAARALIRKLRCILQQLYKCHYLKYLWYYALVDNMTENTSSTQSHDSEQIRVLTLNNGEHLDGILYRLKKGWVVEFRLGASLLGKTLDLFINHPLGENQKFERHTYYPLEWVNETASICLSLAGSFHYYLTDSNSEGVKPIASGYLLVDPELKVGEHGETLPLDCIQCQTVLAKCLGPFSTWENKLLVARNSGYNVIHFTPIQELGFSKSSYSLSDQLKLNPSFNDNDKPVTYDDVEGLINKMRNEWNMLSICDIVLNHTANESSFLVSHPECTYNCVNSPHLRPAYILDAALFELTVQVAAGDWEFKGIPSVVETEEHLNSIRHALHTYFLPLVKIHELYILDVNETIADFLNLARNQMPQDITEEIVEEIKVIQDPQFRRLKATINMQLALQKYNVYRADCFDEDTRLKRCAEDLRKKLQELNDVIINEVQNHLNAAIENTIAGIRYFRVQPDGPQLKEISERNPLVPRYFTDYGAPQTLTEREATMYSDAGCYLMAHNGWVMNGDPLKNFADPDSNVYIRRELIAWGDSVKLRYGNKPEDCPFLWQHMTTYVEQTAKIFDGIRLDNCHSTPIPVAEYMLDVARRVRPELYVVAELFTNSDQKDNIFVNRLGITSLIREAMSAWDSHEEGRLVYRYGGEPVGAFLQSRKRPLVPSIAHALFLDLTHDNPSPVEKRSVFDLLPSAALVSMAACASGSNRGYDELVPHHIHVVDESRQYASWTDDECLIDGIKLVGCKTGIIAAKKALNDLHYTLGQQKFSQVFVDQMDTDIVAVTRHSPTTHDSVVLVAFTAFKHPDPNANDLRRHVKPLRVEGVVEEIILEACLSHVGVSNGTSPFHYPEKYEQDKAYINGLSEYVVNIKEHIQICDSEIVEKVDSGDPKITQLNLVNFQPGSIIAIRVSLHVNIKPALAKLHNTISLITSQKTSDLRVIASRMDLIDLNKALYRCDQEERDETSNRFGVYDIPGYGPLVYAGLQGIVSLLADIRPNNDLGHPMCINLRQGNWLIDYTWQRLKEDEGTRALGEWLEEAAEPFKLIPRYLVPSYFDVIIVNVYMTLLEQCYTLMSSFVKDGTTFAKILSLVSIQVGGVVRSSPLPDLSPNLDPPKPKVQQYDGESEQLCMTLSAGLPHFTTGYMRNWGRDTFIALRGLLILTGRHSEARFIILGYAGTLRHGLIPNLLDKGKSARYNCRDALWWWLYTIQCYIQEVPNGLKILTDKVSRLFPTDDSPALPAGEVDQPLHDVIQEALSVHFQGLCFRERNAGRQIDEHMTDRGFNNQIGVHPETGFVFGGNDANCGTWMDKMGSSEKAGNKGKPATPRDGSAVEIVGLSKSILSFLAELYKQNLFPYGSVQRKNRDGSAITWSYKQWAEKISLNFEKYFYVNEVPTEGELNPELIHRRGIFKDSHGATQAWADYQLRPNFPIAMVAAPELFNPQHAWTALKNAEKILLGPLGMKTLDPADWAYNGYYDNSNDSGDPKVAHGWNYHQGPEWVWPMGYFLRAQLYFAPLVGGKEELRRTVELVEGIISRHLIEASTNHWRGLPELTNKDGEYCKDSCRTQAWSASAILEVVYDLDKVKRELRSEEIERTN